The genomic segment TCGCCACCATGATAGGCAGCACGATCAGCCGGGAGAGCAACATCTCCACAGCGATGGCCGTGACTACACCTTGTAGCCCCCAGAAGGAGCCCAGCACCACGCTGAGGATGGCACTGAAGGCCCCCCCGATGATGGACATCCAGGACAGCCAGTGGTTCTTGTCCAGCGTGTACAACAGGTTGTGGGCTGGGTACTGCGCAAAGTAGAGCAGGTGAGGCGCGGCGACGATGTGCAGCACATCGGTGGCGCCCCAGAGATCCGGGCCCACCCAACGGTGAAAGAAGGGAGAGGCCAGCCAGCAGGCCCCGATGACAGCAAACATGCTGAAGGAGGCGGCCCAGCGGGAGCAGCGGAGAAACATCTCCCGCAGCCGCACATCGTCGCCGGCGCCATGCAACTGACTGAAGACTGACATCACCGGCCCGCCAAAGATGGCACCCACCATGTCCTGGATGATGGTGATCAGGCGCATGCCGATGGAATACAGCGGCACGGCGGACAGCCCGCTCACCCGGTCCACCACCACGGGATTGAGATTGCCCCGCAGGGACTCACCGATCATCAGGATGCTGATGGAGCGGGCATAGCGGAGCATGTTCTGACGCAGGTCTTTGACCTCGGTCGTTTCGGCGGCGGGAACGTGCGTGGGCACCAGCGGTGCGGCAAAGCGGTAGAGCAGGAACAGTTCCACCCCTTCCATCAAGATCTGCACCAGGGCCACGCCCACGATGGAGGGGTTGTGGGCCAGCAGCCAGATCAGGAAGCCTGCCTGGAGGAGTGAACGAATGATGGAGGCCTGGGCAATGAGATCGTAGCGCCCGTTGGCCCGCAGAAACACCACGGGAATGCGGAAGCGGAACCTCAGCACCAGCATGAGGCAGACCAGGAGCAGGGCGAGCTGGAAGTCATCGTGCCGGGCACCGGAGACCGTCAGCCCAGAGACCAGGACGATGATGGGCGTGAGGATCAGCAGCAGGCCGGAGATGTATCGAAAATACTGCCTCACGGTGGTGAAAATGAGACCCTGCTGGTCCACATTGCCCACGCCGACAGCCATCCCCAAAAAACGGGAGGCGGAAAAGGTGATGCCCATCTCCAGCAGGGCACCATAACCCGAGATGGAGGTGACGAGTACCCAGAGGCCGTAGCCTTCGACCTTCAGGGATTTGACCATGGCCGGTGTGATCACCAGGGTGATCGCCACCTTGAGGATCAAATCCAGGACGTTGATGCCCGATCCACGAAACAATCTGCTTTCAGAGAACCTTCGTTTGGGCGTTTCAGCGTTCGGTTCGGTGGCCACTCTAGATCTTTGAGGGTGAGGGGGATACGTTTTTTATATCACCTTCCAAAGTGCAGGCATCAATGAGAAACTTGCAGGCCCAGTTAATGAGCTGAAAGCGGCAGTAGTCCCCGCTCACAGGTAGGGAACCTTTCACCCCGCCGCAGAGGGGGGAATCTTCCTCCCCGATATGGAGCGTGCGGCGCACAAACTGGTTGGCCATCTCGGCCGCTTTCAAGTACTCAGCCCGTCCGGTATCCTGGTAGAGCATCAGCCAGCAGATCGCTGTCTGGGAAAGTCCCGTGAGGCAGATCCAAGGCACGGCAGGCTTCCAGTTCGAATCCAGCCGCCCGGGCAGCGCACCTTCGGGCGTGAGGGTTGTGAGCAGGGCATCGGCCGTCTGCACAGCGGCTGCGAGCAGGGCGGGATCGCCGGAAAAGCGGTAACCTTCGAGAATACCGCGCAGCGTGTAGGCGATCGAGTGGGTCAGCGGCGAGTTTTCATCTTTGCCGAGGCCGCAGTCCTGGTACCAGCCATTTTCCTGTTGGCGGGAGACAGCCCAGCGGATGTTGCGCAGTCCGGCCTCGCCATATGAAGCCTCACCTGAGACCCGTGAAGCCTCCAGAAGGCCCCAGGCGACATGGGTTTCCCAGACGTGATCGCCAGGGGTGGCAAAGGGATTTGGATGCCGCCAGGCCCCGTCCGTATCCTGCACGCTCATCAGCCACTGGGCGGCACGATGCATGGAGGTCATGTAGGGGCCTCCAAAGTTTGCTGCCGCAGCGGCGAGACCCAGCAGGATTTGGCCAGTGTCAAAAACCACGGGCGCGACGACCGCAGAGTGCATGTGACTTCCCCGGAAGGCCCCATCGGGCATCTGGATGGAAATCAGCCAGTCCATCATCCGCTGGGCCGCCTCGGCAAGCAGGGGGCAGTTCCGCCGTTTGGCATGCTCCAGCAGGGTCGGGATGATGTAGCCAGTGGTTTCCGGGTAGGAAGCAGCCCAGCCAGTGACCAGGCTGTAATGACGCGCTACGCCACCATCGGCGGAGGCAGAGTTTTTTTGGGCAAGCAGGATCCATTTCAGGCAGGCTTCGATAGCACGGTCCGAGCCCGGATCCTCCTGCAGACCGTGGACAAGATCCCGGAAAGTTTCCCGCTGGGCTTCCCAGGGAACCATCCACCGAGAACTTTTTTTGAAAATGTATTTAGCGGTCTTTTTAAGCGCTCGCATGTGTCGTGCCTTTCAGAAGAGGTGCCGGTTGTCCGTGCGCTTTTCGTTCGCCTACCCAGGCCAGGAACAACCCGTCTGTTCCTGAAATCCCGCCGTGATCAATTTGGTCCAGGACCTTCACGCGGAAGCCGTGGTCCTCCATCCAGCCAGTCATGGTCTCTTTGCCAAACCACTGTTCCCAGTCGCAAATCTGCAGGCTGCCCAGCTTCCGGACATCCTTGTCGAGGATCAGCAGGCGGCCTGTGGGGCTGGTGATGCGGCTCAGCTCGCGGACTCCTGCCTGGATGTTCACGGCGTGCTCCAGCGCCTCCACACAAAAGACCAGATCCGCCAGGCCATCCGGCAGGCCGTTATTCAGCAGCGTGCCTGGGCTGGCGTGAATGCTGGCGGGCAGCTCTCCCAGCATCGTGGTGGAAAGGTCCACGGCATAGGCTTCGATCTCCGGATGCCTTTCCTTCAGCAGCTTGATGAACCGCCCCTTGCCGCAGCCAATGTCGGCGACGACTTTCGGCCGGTATTGGGCCACCAGATCATCCACGATCTTAAAGCGCCCGTCATCGGCCGCGATCTGGGTGGGGAACCTCGGAGCTGTGGCCTCAAAGGTGCAGACCACGCGGTCACGCAGGGTCTCCAGAAAGGTAGCCGCCCGTAGCAGAGGAGAAAAACCGCCCTTTTCAGCAGGCACGGTTCCAAAGAAATTCTTGTGCCCTTTGGATTGTAGAAAGGCCCCATAGGCTGCTTCACCCGCTTTCAGATCCCCGGCCATGAACCAGGCCGAAGCCATTTCCAGCAAGCCGGTCAGGCAGTGCCGCTCCGAGAAGGCAGACTCTGGAAACATGCCCTTCTCGGACTGATGCGCGGCGGCCAGTTGGAGCAGACCTTCTGCCGACGCTCGGTCACCTTGGGTGAGCAAAAGCTTAATGCCGCGACCCAGTTGCTGCGAAGGCAACTGGCCAGAGCGCCAGGCAGCCTCAACGGTAGCAGCCAGTTCGCCACAGGGGTGCGCGGGGCTTTCAGCCGCTAGCCTTTCACGCACTTGCTTTAGGGCATCTCCCTGCCGGAGGATCTCTGGCTTGAGCGAGGCGGTCAGCAATTCGCTTTCCGGAACGGTCTTTGAGAGGGTTTCCAAACCCCAGGCCCGGGGCTGCTGGAGAAGATAGACTTCCAGACTGAGGGCGATTTCACGTTCACCCCACCAAATGAGAAGAGGCATCAGCCGCAACAGGGTGGCCACTTCGCTTGCAGAAAGAGGGTGGGAGTCTCGGATCTGCGGCATGGAATCCCGAAGGATCTTCATGGCCGCCTCAAAAACATCCACCGAAGGTGAGTTTTTGGGGTAACTTAGCCAGTGTTTAGCCCTTAACATCTGAAGCCAGTTATTAAGCTTAAAATACTTAGCGATCACAGTTCTTTAAAGAAAAATATTAGCCAAGTTCTATTGGGCGGATAAGCTCGACTTTGTAGGATAACGGAAAATATGGCGTTATGCAAATAATTAATAATTTGCTGAAAGGGAAATCTTTATCTGTAGATCTGCCTGTTACTCAATGTGATGGCCTGGATTCAAGGATTCGAAAGCATTCGAGAGGTACGATTTACCTTTAGTATAACATAACTTCGCAGACTATCGATTGCCAGAGAGAGTTGCACAATGCCTGTTTTTAGAAATGAGTAGCCATGACTCTCTCAGGGTTAGCTACTAAAGGCTGTTACATTCGTGCAGCTTGCAATCCAAGATTTCAAGAAACGTTTTGATCACAGGGTAAAATTCTGGAGGAAAGCATGTTCACTTGTGAAATGACTTCTGCGTTTCAACCTGGGTCATGTCCTCGCCCCGCTACGCAGTCGCCCAGTTGGATGAAATTCCGCCGACACCCTGTCCCTGTGGTCAGGCCAGACGGGCCTTCAATGAACCCTGGAACACTCTGGCCACCGTGCATCTGACGGACATCCATGCGGATGCGAAGCTGCACTACCACCAGAAGATGACCGAAATTTACATCGTCTTGGAGGGCGAGGGCTATCTGGAACTGGATGGGGAACGCATCCCGCTGAAGCCGATGACTTCCGTGATGATCCGCCCGGGTTGTGTACATCGGGCTGTGGGGAACCTGCGCATCATCAATGTGCCCATGCCGCCCTTTGATCCGGCGGATGAATTTGAGGTGGAGGGTTAACGGCGCAGTCCCTGCAGGCGGGACTGCATGTCCTCCAGCACGGGGGCGAGTTCCATCTTGGCTTTGGTGGAGGCATTGCGGAGAAAGAAGATGGGGTCTTCCTGGATCATGCTGTCCATAAACTCGCGGTCTTGTTCCGAGAGGCGGTCGCCTTCCTGGGCTCCGCTACGCAGGTTTTTCATGTCGCCGCGCATCCGGGTGATGAGGCGTTTGCGCTCCTCTTCGGGGATGGCTTTCAGGCCCCGTTCCAGGCGGTCGAGGTAGGGGTCCACCGTGCGGTTGACGTATTCCTTTTGCTCGTCCTCGGTGAGGGAGGCAAAGAACTTATCCACCACCGCTTGATCGTCTTCACGCAGCCGCCTTTTATGCTGCGCATCCAGGCGGTTGAGGTGGGTGATGACTAAGTTCAGATGTGGCTGGCGGGATTCGCGGCTGCCTTTGGCGTCCCCCTTCAGCCAGGGGCTTGCCTCCATGAGGGCGGTGACTTTTTCCGGCCAGGAGACGAGGTGGTCCGTCTGCTGCATGACCAGGGCGACGCCGCACCAGATCAACAGCAGGGCGGCGGCGGCGATGAGCCAGATGCGCGAACGTTTCATGACTTGGGCCGGAAGCGCTTGGAGACGATGCCCATGAATTCACCGGCCTCCTCCACCCGCAGCTTTTGCGTGATGAGGAAGTACACGCCGCCAGCCACGGCAATGGTGGCCCCCAGGGAGGCGACCTGGGTGATGAAATTCATCGTGGCCCAACCCGCCAGAAGGGTCTTTTGGGCCCCCAGGCACACGGCGGCCATGCAGCCGATGCCCACCATCAGCTTCAGCAGTGTTTGGCTGAGGGAACGGGTTTCCAGACCGTGGGCAAACTTGCGCATGCAGAGATAGAGCGTGGCAAAGTTGGCTGCCAGGCCCACGGCGGTGGCCCAGGCGAGGGCGGTGTGGTCCCAGCCCAGGATGAAGACGCTGGTGTAGTTCAGCACGAGGTTCAGCACGATGATGCCGATGCTGATCAGCATGGGGATGAAGCGCTTATCAATGGTGTAAAAGGCAGGCTGCAGCACCTTGATGGCGGAGTAAAACACCAGGCCAAAAGCGTAGGCTTGGAGAGGGCCGGCGGTGTTCAGCACATCATTCGCGGTGAATTTGCCGTGTTCAAAAAGCACAGAGATGATTGGTTCTGCCAGCAGGGAAAGGCCGACGGCGCAGGGCAGGGTGAGGAAGAGCACCAGCCGCAGGCTCTTGGCCAGGGCACCGCGAAAAGCTGGGGTCATGCCATCCGTCGCCAGGCGGGAGAGCATGGGCAGGGTGACGGTGGCCACGGCCACGCCAAAGAGGCCCAGGGGCAATTGCTGCAAGCGCTGCGCATTGGCCAGCCAGGCCAGGGAGGATTCCTTGCCTGGGGTGTAAGAGGCAAAGATGGAATTGAGCAGCACGGAAATCTGGGTGCCGCTGGCCGCCAGCATGGAGGGCCACATGAGCCGCAGCACATCCCGCACACCGCTGTCCTTCCAGCCGAAATCCAGGCCAAAACGAAAACCCACGCGGCGCAGGGAGGGCAGTTGCACCAGCAACTGCAACACGCCGCCGATCAGTGTGCCAAAGGCAAAGCCGGTGAGGCCCTTTTCAGTGATCTCCCCGTTGCGGAATCCAGGATCAATGAGCCAGGCGAGAACCACACCGCCCACGATGCAGCCGAGGTTGAAGAAGGCCGAAGCCACGGCGGGGATGAAGAAGACCTTCTTCGAATTCAGCATGCCCATCACCAGGGCGGTGACGGAGACGATGGCGATGAAGGGGTACATGATCTGGGCCAGCCAGGTGCCCAGCACCTTGGCCTCCTCCGAAAGGCCCGGAGTCAGCAGGCGAAAGATCCAGGGGGCCAACACCACCCCGGCCAAGGCGACCATCGTCATGAAGCAGATGGCCAGGGACAGCATCTTGCGTCCCAGCACCCAGGCCGCCTCGTCTCCCTCGTTCTTAATCTTCTTGGAAAAGGTGGTGACAAAGGCGGTGGAAAGAGCGCCTTCGGCAAAGAGGTCTCGCAGCATGTTCGGCGTGCGAAAGGCGGCGGTGAAGATGCCGGTGAAGGCGGAACCGAAGAGGCCGTTCAGGAGCTGGTCTCTCACCAGACCCAGCACACGGCTGCACAGGATAGCGATGGAAACGACGCTCGTGCTGCGTGCTTGGGAACCCGTGTCTTTCTTCTCTTCACTCATGATGCAAATGCGGCGGCACCTTCGATGGTGCCGCCGCTCTGGCAATCATATTCCTGAAAGGGATGGTTACGGATCGGTGAGGTTGGGAGCCCACATGCCAGTCTCTTTGACTTTGGGCGTCACGCCATCCGCCGGGTAGGTGGTTTTCACGATGCCAGCGAGTTGGGTAGAGAGCTCCTTGACGGTCGCTGCGTGGTCGGGTTTTTCCGCGAGGTTGGTCAGCTCTTTGGGGTCGGTGTCGTGATCATAAAGCTCCCGGCCTTCTTTGCCATCTGCCCACTCGGTGTAGCGCCACCGCGGCGTGCGCAGGGAGTAGCCAAAGATGCGTTTGCCATTGTCCCCCGCTGCGGCGCTGGCCCCCATGCGCTTGAAGCCGCCACCGCGCACCACCTGGCTGATCACCCAGCCGCGACCTTCAGCCTTGGGGTCTTTGAGCATGGGAACCAGGCTCTGACCCTGGAGATTGGCCGGGGCCTTTACGCCGCAGAGTTCGGTCAGCGTGGGATAGAGGTCAATGAGGCCCACCGGGGCTTGGGCGACAGCTCCTTGGGTGACACCCGGGCCTGCCATGATGAGGGGGACGCGGGCGCTTTCTTCAAAGAGGCTCTGCTTCTGCCAGAGGCCGTGCTCGCCCAAGTGGTAACCGTGGTCGCTGGTGAAGACGACGACGGTGTTTTCGCTCAGGCCCAGGCGGTCCAGGGTATCCAGCACGACACCGGCCTGGGCATCCATGAAACTGATGCTGGCCAGGTAAGCCTGGAGGGCTTGGCGGCGGAGATCATCGGTGAGGTTGTCCTGCTCCTTTTTGTAGCTGCCAAGGGCGTGCTTGGGCAGGTCGGCCTGGTCTTCCTTCACGCCTTGGACCACGGGCATC from the Prosthecobacter algae genome contains:
- a CDS encoding lipopolysaccharide biosynthesis protein yields the protein MFRGSGINVLDLILKVAITLVITPAMVKSLKVEGYGLWVLVTSISGYGALLEMGITFSASRFLGMAVGVGNVDQQGLIFTTVRQYFRYISGLLLILTPIIVLVSGLTVSGARHDDFQLALLLVCLMLVLRFRFRIPVVFLRANGRYDLIAQASIIRSLLQAGFLIWLLAHNPSIVGVALVQILMEGVELFLLYRFAAPLVPTHVPAAETTEVKDLRQNMLRYARSISILMIGESLRGNLNPVVVDRVSGLSAVPLYSIGMRLITIIQDMVGAIFGGPVMSVFSQLHGAGDDVRLREMFLRCSRWAASFSMFAVIGACWLASPFFHRWVGPDLWGATDVLHIVAAPHLLYFAQYPAHNLLYTLDKNHWLSWMSIIGGAFSAILSVVLGSFWGLQGVVTAIAVEMLLSRLIVLPIMVAKVIHISPFEYLFKHLFLSFLRTCGPPLLGIWLFNGMVRPEYPSLFLAGSGYTAVCALLLPVLMLSQQEHHDVWTKIRKKLSRASS
- a CDS encoding prenyltransferase/squalene oxidase repeat-containing protein, with the translated sequence MVPWEAQRETFRDLVHGLQEDPGSDRAIEACLKWILLAQKNSASADGGVARHYSLVTGWAASYPETTGYIIPTLLEHAKRRNCPLLAEAAQRMMDWLISIQMPDGAFRGSHMHSAVVAPVVFDTGQILLGLAAAAANFGGPYMTSMHRAAQWLMSVQDTDGAWRHPNPFATPGDHVWETHVAWGLLEASRVSGEASYGEAGLRNIRWAVSRQQENGWYQDCGLGKDENSPLTHSIAYTLRGILEGYRFSGDPALLAAAVQTADALLTTLTPEGALPGRLDSNWKPAVPWICLTGLSQTAICWLMLYQDTGRAEYLKAAEMANQFVRRTLHIGEEDSPLCGGVKGSLPVSGDYCRFQLINWACKFLIDACTLEGDIKNVSPSPSKI
- a CDS encoding class I SAM-dependent methyltransferase, encoding MKILRDSMPQIRDSHPLSASEVATLLRLMPLLIWWGEREIALSLEVYLLQQPRAWGLETLSKTVPESELLTASLKPEILRQGDALKQVRERLAAESPAHPCGELAATVEAAWRSGQLPSQQLGRGIKLLLTQGDRASAEGLLQLAAAHQSEKGMFPESAFSERHCLTGLLEMASAWFMAGDLKAGEAAYGAFLQSKGHKNFFGTVPAEKGGFSPLLRAATFLETLRDRVVCTFEATAPRFPTQIAADDGRFKIVDDLVAQYRPKVVADIGCGKGRFIKLLKERHPEIEAYAVDLSTTMLGELPASIHASPGTLLNNGLPDGLADLVFCVEALEHAVNIQAGVRELSRITSPTGRLLILDKDVRKLGSLQICDWEQWFGKETMTGWMEDHGFRVKVLDQIDHGGISGTDGLFLAWVGERKAHGQPAPLLKGTTHASA
- a CDS encoding cupin domain-containing protein: MSSPRYAVAQLDEIPPTPCPCGQARRAFNEPWNTLATVHLTDIHADAKLHYHQKMTEIYIVLEGEGYLELDGERIPLKPMTSVMIRPGCVHRAVGNLRIINVPMPPFDPADEFEVEG
- the murJ gene encoding murein biosynthesis integral membrane protein MurJ, which codes for MSEEKKDTGSQARSTSVVSIAILCSRVLGLVRDQLLNGLFGSAFTGIFTAAFRTPNMLRDLFAEGALSTAFVTTFSKKIKNEGDEAAWVLGRKMLSLAICFMTMVALAGVVLAPWIFRLLTPGLSEEAKVLGTWLAQIMYPFIAIVSVTALVMGMLNSKKVFFIPAVASAFFNLGCIVGGVVLAWLIDPGFRNGEITEKGLTGFAFGTLIGGVLQLLVQLPSLRRVGFRFGLDFGWKDSGVRDVLRLMWPSMLAASGTQISVLLNSIFASYTPGKESSLAWLANAQRLQQLPLGLFGVAVATVTLPMLSRLATDGMTPAFRGALAKSLRLVLFLTLPCAVGLSLLAEPIISVLFEHGKFTANDVLNTAGPLQAYAFGLVFYSAIKVLQPAFYTIDKRFIPMLISIGIIVLNLVLNYTSVFILGWDHTALAWATAVGLAANFATLYLCMRKFAHGLETRSLSQTLLKLMVGIGCMAAVCLGAQKTLLAGWATMNFITQVASLGATIAVAGGVYFLITQKLRVEEAGEFMGIVSKRFRPKS
- a CDS encoding sulfatase encodes the protein MIAARSLRLLLCLGLLVPAILPAAEKARPNVLFIIADDLNTSLGSYGHPLAKTPNLDKLAARGVRFEKAACQFPLCGPSRNSMLTGLYPNTNGILTNGQLFRQTLPSHQSLSQAFRLSGYFAARIGKLYHYNVPLSIGTNGHDDPGSWEMEINPTGSDRMEDMDHTFSLIPGSYGGTLSWYASPNPDEKHTDGLMAREAAWVLERCTKDKSRPFFLALGFFRPHTPYIAPKTWFEGYPVDKMPVVQGVKEDQADLPKHALGSYKKEQDNLTDDLRRQALQAYLASISFMDAQAGVVLDTLDRLGLSENTVVVFTSDHGYHLGEHGLWQKQSLFEESARVPLIMAGPGVTQGAVAQAPVGLIDLYPTLTELCGVKAPANLQGQSLVPMLKDPKAEGRGWVISQVVRGGGFKRMGASAAAGDNGKRIFGYSLRTPRWRYTEWADGKEGRELYDHDTDPKELTNLAEKPDHAATVKELSTQLAGIVKTTYPADGVTPKVKETGMWAPNLTDP